The following is a genomic window from Planctomycetia bacterium.
TCCACGGGGCATGACCAGTTCCATGCCTTGCCGCGAACCAGACTGGAAATGAATCATGAATTCGTCAAAGTCAGCCAAGCTCGCCTGGATGCCGTGGCTTCTGGCAATCGCGCTCGCCCTCTCCTGGCCCTGCGCTGTCGCATTTGCGGAATTCGACGGCCCGGCGAAGAAGAAGCGGTCGAAGCGTCATGCGGATATGTCGGAGATCAAGCCGGACGAGGCCGCCGAGAAGAAGGACCTCGCATCGCTCGGCGAGGGTTTCAAACTGAAGCGCACGAATCACTACTCCGTGCTCTTCGACACCAGCGAAAAGGACGTCAAGGAGTTTTCGTCGGCGATCGAGAAGACCTATCGCTCGTGCGTCAATTACACCCGGCGGCTCGGCTTCGATGCTCATCCGCCCAAGCGCAAGCTCATCATCTATTATTTCGAGCAGCACCAGGACTACTCCGACTTCTCCGTAAAGCTCGGCAACGGCCCGCGCGATCAGAACACGCCGGGCGTCTTCTTCCCGCCCCTTAACCGGAGCATGTTCTACAACTTCAAGAATCAGGAGTCGTTCAAGAAGGCCCGCGAGGATGCCGAGGCGAAAATCAAGGAGCTACGGGAGCAGCTTCGCCAGCCAGGCGTTTCTCCGGAGCAGCGCAAGGACATCGGCAAGCAGATCGCCGAGGCCCGGAAGCAAGCCAATCGAAGCAGCTCGGTCGGCGGCGATGTGAGCGAGTCCATCGTTCAGCATGAAGTTGCCCATCAGGTGCTGTGGAACATCGGGTTTCACAATCCCAAGGGTTTTCTGGCGAATCCGCGTTGGTTCGTCGAAGGCACGGCCATGATGTTCGAGCCGATCAGCACCGGGGCCAGCGCGAATTTCGGCGCGGTCAACGCTGAGCGTCTCAAGGGCTATCGAACCCTTCTGGCCGACAACCGTCTTATCCCGGTGCGCGATTTTGTTTCAACCGCCGACTATTTCGGTCCTCAGATCGATATCGCCTACCCGCAGAGTTGGGCCCTGGTGCATTACCTGAACCGGACGAAGCGCGGCAAGTTGAAGCAGTACGTCGAGGCGATCAACAAACGACCCGGCGACTACGAACCGACTCCCGAAAAAGAGATCGCCGAGTTTGAGAAGGCCTTCGGCACGATTGATAAGAAGTGGGTCGATACCTGGCAGGATTGGATGAAGCGCGTTCGCTGAGTCCGCCGATTACTCTTCACGTTGATCGTTTCTCATCCGCGGCGTCACAGGTTTCCGAACAATCGGTCAAGTGCGTCGGCGATGCTGTCGCTGTCGCGCTCGCTTTCACTCTCCGTGCTCCCGCCTGCGAAGGGATTGAAGCTCAGTGCCCGCTCGACTTCGACCTCGGCACGGAAGCTGAAGATGCCGCCGGTCAGCCGGACTCGTATCGTGTCGCCGCAGCTGAAATCCTTGTCGCGCTCCAGCCGTCGAATGTTCCCAACACCGCCGATCGGCAGTCCGCTCGACTCAAACGACGCCCCCTCGAAGATAATCACCTCGATGTCGTCGCTGCACGATATCGTCGTGCTCTCCGTTTGATTGGCCGCGACCACACCGTCCTGGCCCACACCGTTCACCGAGTCGCTGCCGCTGGTGATCTCCTCGATCAGGTTGGTCGCGCTGCTGGTGCTGAGGCGGGGCGTCGCCTTATAAGCCGTCGCGTTTTCGACAACGATGGTCACACCACCGGCGAACAGGTTGAGCAGACCCGCCGGCAGGTCCGCCGTGCAGCCCGCTGAAAGCAATACGCCGAGGACTATTCCGCCTCTCAACATCGAGCGTCCGATTCTTGCCATGACGACCTCCTGCGCGGCCGCTCTTCGCGGCTTGGGCCCATAGAATCTGAGTGCCTGTGCATCGGTTCGATCGGCTGCCCGCCTCATGATTCGATCTTGAACAGGGGTCGTTTTGCTCGTGTACCGGCCCGGCCGGGCTTCTCGTCACCAATTGTCCGCTCAATCGGCACGATCGTGACGACCGATAAGTCTATGACAGAACACGGGATAGGAATTGCTGTGAACCGTCGCGGTGGACATTCACGTCCCCAGCGATAAAGTTAGAGTGCGACGACAGTCGGGTTCGCCCTCCTGTCTTCATCCTCCTCGCGCGTTCTAATTGAGGACCCGACCATGCTCCACAGGAAATCGCTGCGGGCGACGCTTTTCATCTTCGCCGCGGTCGCCGGAACTGCCTCGGTCCCCACACATGCCGGCGTGACGGGCGTGGCCGGACAAGCCACGACGCAGGTCACTCAGTTTCTTGGGCCGCTCCCGGTGCAATCCGATTTTGGCCTGGAGATCATCCCGCTTACCAAGTCCGAGCCGCCGCTGCTGGCTCGGGCGCGCGTGGATCGATTGATCAATACCGAAGAGGTCTCGGCCGCCGGACAGGGTCTGGCCATTCTCTTTGCGCCCAATCTCAGCGGCGTCGGCAATCCCAACGATATCGGAATCGACGTCGGCGCGTTCACCGATGACACGGATATGCTCACGCACTGGGTGTCGAGCGCGACCGTTCAATCCAAGCGCACGCTTGTCCTCAGCGCCGGCGAAATCGGTCAGCAGCCCGGCATCAACGCCGGTCGCGCACGCAGTCGCGTGCTGCTGTCTGGCATCATGATGCTCACGTCCAGCAATCCGACGCGCGACATGAGCAGTGCCGAGGTTTCACTGGCGCTCAATCTCATTCGGACGCAGGAAGGTCGTGCGCCGCAGACCGCGCTGGCCGGTGAAGTCGCGCTGGTCGGCGGACCGAACGGCGCCATCACCGTCGAGCGTCGCACCGGGGTCTTTGCGAACACCGTTCTTCCGGTCATAGACTTCGGGCAGGCGGTGCCCGATACGCCGCTCGTTCGCGCCATTCTCTTCACCGGCGTCGATCTCCCGTTTGAGTACGACATGACGCTGAACCAGCCGTTTAACCTTGATCTGTCGGTCACGGCCACGGTCAAGACGACGCCCGCCGGTGTCGGCGGCCTGGCAGTGTTCGGCACGCCCCAGGAGGGACTGACCGCGATCTTCGATCGAATCAAAAAGGACGATCGCGGCGCGAAGCTGGCCGAAGCGATCACGGCCCGGGTCGACACGACCGGTCAACTCTATGTACAGAATTCCAATCCTCTTGCCCTGCTCCTGCCGTCGTGCGGCGCAATGACTGCCGTGCCTCTGGCAATGACCTGCGTCGGCTTTGCGGCGCTCGTTGGAGCAAGGAGACGATCCAGGTGCAGATCGCGGTCCAACAAGCCCTTGTGATCGGCGCGGCCTCGCCCCCGTCGCAGGCCGTCATCTGGGGGCTCGTCGTCATTGCGGCGATCGTCATACTTGGAGCGGGCGTCTGGTTCGTTCGCCGCCGGCTCTTCAACAATCGGGATTCCGACGATGCGGGGGCAGTCTGGTCGCTGCAGCATTTGCGCGATTTGAGGGCATCCGGCCAGATCACCGAGCAGGAGTTCGATTCGCTCAAGGCCGGCGTCATCGAATCGGCAAAAAAAAGCCGCTCAACCGGCGAGCAGCCCTCGGCCTAGCGCAACGACGGCGCGGCCGGGATTGAGGTCAAGACGGCCTCCGGGCAGGGTCGATATCTTGCCTGCCGTGCATTACAATTCATTGCCTTACCATAGGCGGGTGACGCACGGCGGCACCGAGC
Proteins encoded in this region:
- a CDS encoding DUF1570 domain-containing protein, with product MNSSKSAKLAWMPWLLAIALALSWPCAVAFAEFDGPAKKKRSKRHADMSEIKPDEAAEKKDLASLGEGFKLKRTNHYSVLFDTSEKDVKEFSSAIEKTYRSCVNYTRRLGFDAHPPKRKLIIYYFEQHQDYSDFSVKLGNGPRDQNTPGVFFPPLNRSMFYNFKNQESFKKAREDAEAKIKELREQLRQPGVSPEQRKDIGKQIAEARKQANRSSSVGGDVSESIVQHEVAHQVLWNIGFHNPKGFLANPRWFVEGTAMMFEPISTGASANFGAVNAERLKGYRTLLADNRLIPVRDFVSTADYFGPQIDIAYPQSWALVHYLNRTKRGKLKQYVEAINKRPGDYEPTPEKEIAEFEKAFGTIDKKWVDTWQDWMKRVR
- a CDS encoding SHOCT domain-containing protein, translating into MQIAVQQALVIGAASPPSQAVIWGLVVIAAIVILGAGVWFVRRRLFNNRDSDDAGAVWSLQHLRDLRASGQITEQEFDSLKAGVIESAKKSRSTGEQPSA